Genomic window (Maylandia zebra isolate NMK-2024a linkage group LG11, Mzebra_GT3a, whole genome shotgun sequence):
CACACTCACAGTTTTCTGTATGGATtgcacaaacagacaaaagtgAAATGTGACATGCTGAGTAAGATTTACTCCATTGTAGTTGTTTGTCTTGATGCCACATCCTGCCACAGTTTATGTTTTTGGGCACAAAAGCATAAACTGTTTACCAAGAGTAAAAATAAGGCCGCTCTTAAAGATCCAAatccaaactatttacagcagAGAACTCTACTAACTGACTTGCAGACTTGTAATTACCTTGCATATCAAATTGGGGTGGGGGTCTATTGTTTGTTTCACTCTTTTCAATTCTGTGTGAACTACTGAACTAAACAAATGTTCGTTGTCTGTGAAACACCTCATAAAGGTTGACAAGAATGAATGCAAATCAATGAGTGGAAGTCAGCCGCACGAACTGGGTGCAGCTTCATTTCACTTTGAAGTGATATGTGAACAATTTCAGCATGGGTGACAAACTCCTCTGTCATTTTCAACATGTTGGTTTCACTGTGCCAGAAGCAGAAGTATCAGTTTTTTTAGTGAGACAAAGCAAACACATGGTGTACTATGATGGCCAGAAATCGCTAGGGCGCTTTGCTTTGAATGTGACCTTTGATCACGTTGATGACAATCTATAATAGTAATGAAATGAAGAATATTTATACATGTCACTCTGTGCatgtatgttttaaaaactgcCGTTAAATGCATTCGACTGAGTCATAAAGTTAAAGTGGTATCAACTGAGCTCTTTAGTACAGTATCCTGCTAGCTGAACAGCTAGATGCTGTTTATTTATTAGTGCAGTTTAAGGAGACCTTTTGAAAGCAGTATCAGACTTTAATTTATTCTCTTTTGGTCGTTTTGTAGGTGGTGAATCATAAAGAAGCTGCGAGATTTAGCCATATGAGtcgtttttttaaagtttggcTTCACTGATATGTTTTGTAGATTAATTGCTGTACCAGAGATTATGGGCTTCAAGCCAAAGTGAGTCAAATAAAAGGCTGCAGTATTTTATCAGCAGTTGTATGTTTGTGCtcatatattcatatattaAAGGCACATCATTTTCTTTGGTGggcttttgtattttgtaactgctaTATGTTGTTTCCAGATACCAAAGAAGCATCCAGGGTCCCAGGCAGAGGTCTTAGCCCCGATATTTCCAGGCATATTTCCCTGCATGCCACTGATTTATGAATGCTGCTGGCAGCTAGGAGACATCTCATTCTGCTTTAGCAGCCAACGCTCCCTTCTCCCTTTACCCCAGCTCCCCGCCTCCCCTTGGAATGTAACATTGTACAAGCTGTGTGTTCGCTATTTATAGTGGGTCACCCTGGTGACACAGTTACCTTTATATACCCTGTGTGCCATACAGTGACTATCAGGGTGGCCAAGAGTAGTTGGAGGTTGTGTATCAAAACTGAATTTAAGGATGTGAATGAGTATGTTTCCTTGTGCTGGAAGAAATGCTGGTAATCTGCGTCTCTGTTTACATGTTCCTGCAGTATTTCCTTTATAAGACAGTTTGACTTCCTTTGTCAATCATTGAAAACTTTGCTTGGCTCTTTATTGTGACTCCAAGCatgttatttctttattttcacaaCTTGTTTACATGTAGATGTTTAAATAGAGTGTGGACAGCACCCATCATCATCCATCTCTAATTGTGGAGAATTTTGAAAAGAGCTACAGGCAGATTGTGTTGACTTGTTTTCCTACTCCATAATTTGTTGATCCCAGGCCACAGGCAAAAATAACACCATGACCGAGGTTTTTGGTTTGTGTCTGCGGATGGACACTGAAATAACGCATTTGTGCAAGCTTATGCATTATCTCCCTCTTTCGAACAAACACTACATACaaactcacacacgcacatgcacacacacccagGCACACTAATATACTGTATGCACAGGCGTTGTCCTGGGCTCTTTCCAGCACcaaagccttttttttaaattttttttttttactagcaACAAAAATGCACATTTGCCACGGAATGCACAGATCTGTGTACTGAAACACCCCCCTGTCCTTAGTTCTGTAAAAAAACACATTCTCTACATCAGATGGGTTTTCCCCAAAACTGCTATATTAAACTGAGGCCACCAGTGCTCTAGTGTTTGTTATTTTCAGGCTAAGTCAGTTTTCTCTTTCTATCCTTTTCTCTTACAGTTCATAGTTTTGTGAGATTTCTTTTCATACTCAGTAATTCGATAACATACTTTCAGTGTCCATGTTTGGCTGTTCAACAGGGAAAATCCCAGGGGAAATGCCCATCCTATCTTATTTAAAAAGGacctttatttaattaaaacagaaaattcaAATTGAATCCAATAAGATTGGCATATTAGTAATGTTTTCAATGCTATTTGCATTGAAAGGAATCATGGTTGTATTCTTATTTGTGTTAAAAAACCATCTTAACACAAATAACTGGATTACCAGACTGTCATTTGACTGAGGTCACATCTGCAGAcatattttcctgtgtgtgaAAATGCCATATCCTGCACTGTATCCTGTGCTTGTTAAGTACCATAGAAAAGAAAGTTGAACCCTGAACATATGAACCTGTGTGTGGGTTCTTACAGGATATTTTCAGTATtcagtttttttgtctttctctctctcttcctacTTGTGAACCCACTCACACTTATCCCCATGGTGTATTATTCCCCCACTTCCTCCACCTTCTCTTCCTGCCCCTCCTTCATTCTCTTAATTccacatttaacattttctccTACTCCTGCCTTCATGTCTTGTCATCTGGCTTTCATCCTCTGGTTCTCCAATTGCAATTTATCCTTTATCACGACTGTTTTCTACAATGTCTCTCccactctttttctttctatctcCCTTCtaactttttttctcctcctctgcaAACTGTGCACTCCCTGTCTGGTTCTTTCAGTTGGAGGGTAGAGAGGCTGCTGGATTGGTACGTGGAGGGGTCCAGTCAGCAGCAGGACCTTGCTCTTCAGCTTCACGGTGCACTCGAGAACAGCACGGTGAGACATTGACGACCTGCAGGGAGAGGGAAGAGCAGCAGAGGATCCTGGCAGATACATATTCTACGGCTATGGACCTGCGCAGCCGCGTAGAGCACAGCGAGAGGGACTGGTTGAGAGAGAAAGCTGAGCTGCTGGAAAGGTTTGACGTGGAGAGAAGGGAGTGGGAGAGCCAGCTGAAGGATATGCAGAAGAAAATAGAAGAGGTAAGATGCTCTTAGTGTGAAGGTATGTCTACATTTCATTAGATTTGTGGTTAAAGGTGAAAGTTGTCTTTACAGTCACAGTCAGGGAAATTTTGTTTTGCAGCACGTTTATATAACagtaaacacaacaacaacaaaagcttATCACAGAAAAAGTGAAACATCCCACCAAGTATGCAAAAATTACAAACGTTGTATAGTAGTTGTTGAGTAGTAGTTAACTTAGCCACTTTTAATTGTCCATCCATAACAGGAAATTATATGATGTATGGCTTCATATAGCTGCTACAGTGTGTAACACTTCCCTCCTTCACATCCTGTTCACCATCAACTGTGTGAAAACATCCTCCCCGATCATTACAACGGAGTTTGAGGAAAGAAAGGCATTGGAAGAATTAGAGCGCTCTGTTAGTCCTCTGGACTCTGAGACAGGCGAGAGGCAGTGATTAGGACTGTCAGTGACCTGGTGTGCTGCAGTAATGAACTCCTCCatatgtaaacatctatgttagACAAGTCTGCAGCAGTCAGAAAAATTACTGGTTTCTTATTTATATTTGGATAATAGAATGTGCTGATATGGTGCAATTGGTCCCACCTTGGTGTGAAGTTATTCACACTTTTCTAAAGTGCAAATTGACTAATTGAACACAAGTTTAGGAAATCCTTGATCTTTAATGTTTAGAAGTATACCTGTTTATGTGAGAACAGCAGAAAAGGTCATTGGTGCCTTACTTCTAACACTATTGGACATCTACAACAAGCACTGCATCTGCAGAAGTCTGGGCATTGCAAATGATCCCACTCATCTTTTGTGCAGTCTGTTTTCACTTATGCAGTCAGGGAAAAAGGTACAGGACCATTCGCTCAAGGGTCACGCTCCTGTTAAACAGTTTTTGCCCCTACATCAATCAGGCTGCTGAATTGAAACAATAGACTAGACATTACTAGCTGTTTACCATCCTGCTATTTTGCActatacacatttttatttttgtttaaatgttgttttgtttttatgtagtTTCATAAAGTTGAGAAATTAAACAAGTGGATTGAAATCTGACATGCCCAGAAAAGCAGATTAGTGTTTTATACCCAAGTAGTTGGACAGAGCAAAAGCACTGGAACAATTTGCTATGAAAAGAACATGTGGCTCTAATTTGCCCCCTTGAGACCAGAAAATTAGAGAGGAAAACAACAGAGGAATAAAGAAGGCTAAAGCGCAGTAGTCCCATCTAGACATTGCATGATGGGAAGGGAGCCTAGTCGGCATGAATTGCTTACTATTTTAAGATTTCCATGGTAGGAGGCCAAAGGTTATCCACTGTTATTTAAGAGAAGTCTTTGAATGTTATTTTCTTTAGTCTGCCGTGGTCTAAAAATGTTCATTAGCTATCTTGCCTGACTTCTCATCATTTAACGTGAAGTTATCATTATGCATAAGCAGTGGATCCAGAATTTTACTGTATAATCATATGGTGCCATTTATAGGCTTCGCACTGCTTGAGCCTTTCATGAACTGTTTTATCTGTTATATTTAATCTCATCCAAAGGTTGAGGTTGGAGTATGCTGTAGCACACTAGTCTGTTAAAAGATGCATTCTTGTCACTAAATTAATAATATcactggataaaaaaaaatgttattacagatattatttttcaaaaatattttcattccAAATGATATATTTGCCTAGATTAATAACAATATTGCATTTCCTTCACTATTAGAAACCTGAAAGTCTGTCAACATAGCTGTGTAAATTCTGACCTCTATTTCCTCTTCCCATCTCTAGCTGTACTGTGAGGTGAGAACCAAGCGAGCAGGCCCTGGACTGGACAGTGGCAGACCGGATGTTCACAGTGATGCTGTGCATAGACTCAGCATCCGCTCCACCAGCACAGGGTCGAGTCTTCTCAGCGATAACTCCCACTCGGAGccactcagcagcagcagtcagtCAGAACCAAACAGACATCCATCTTTACCTGGACTTTATCACAACAGAAGCATCAGTGTTGATGGTGGTTGCGGTAACAAAAACAGTCACCACTCCACCTGCTTCCAGAAAGACAGTCTGTGTGATTTTATTGTTGGTAATGAGTTCGCTCGGAGCCAGTATTCACAACCTAAGCTTGTGGATGTATTGAAATCTGCAGGGACTTGGCAGCAAAGCTCAGTCAGTGATAATAAGGAAGATGTGGATACAGCAGAGCTTGATGCTGATTATCACGGAGCCCCAGAATGTGGagttaaaaaggaaaatgtttgtaaaggcaaTGAGGAAAGAGGCCTGAGCGACGGCAGTGACAAGAAGACAAATACGATTGCTCTTAATGCTGTGAGGgttttatctattttttaatTTGCTATTAACTCTAACACTagatatattacattatatttatCACTGGTGGTGTTAAACAGTATACCCTTACTCTGCCCTGTACTTGTATTTTAGTCATCACTTGGTGACCTTTTGCAGATAATCCTCTTTATGTGACATACCACCAGCTCTAGGTTTTAGTGATAAAATACTCTGGCATTACACAATATTCATCTTGTCTCATTGTCTTTCTTTCTGCAACGTTTGTCTGTTTCAGGCTCTCAAAGAGATTGCCCGTGTAAGTGAGGAGCTTTGTAGTTACCAGGATGAGATCAGAAAGAAGAACGGAGATAAGAGGTAGATCCCTGTTTTTATGTTAACTCTCTGGCACCAGCATAGGAGTAGGATAATCTGTGTCTGCTGAAGCTCACCATGTACATAGTGTCAATGCcatgtgtgttttatttcaaaGTGTAAATACATGACATTTCTCTTCAAACTTCAGATGTAAATTGTCTAGATTGATTTTGTAGAAAGATACTGGACTCAGTTTACACTTTGTTTGCTTTCAGGAATCGATCTGAATCTCTGTGCCCATCTCAGGAAAGTGACATACTCTTTGGCCATAACGAAACGTGCCTAGATGTGGATGAAGCTCCTTGTGACCTCAGCCAGATCTACGATGATCTCCTGGCCTTGGAGAGGGAAAATTGGATCACTTTGTCTCCAGGTAACACCTGGCAAGTAAAAAAAGGGCTGAGTGAATCCTGGACAACAAATAACACCGATCCAGATggctacacaaacacacagacaagccATGGAGTGCACTCTGAAATGGATACAGCAGCCCCACCCATCCCTCCTCGGACCTCCTCCTGGAATCTGAGCACTCCCACCCATCCAGACACAGAACTGCACATCCCAGAATCTCCAATATCAACTGTGAAGAAGTGCCATAGTCCCTGCGCTTTAGTGGACAGAAAGTGTAGCAGCCCATCCATTGTCAGGAAGTTTGGGGCTATGCTAcaagaaaatgaaggaaaagtttTTGTAGATGGTGTGGTAGCATCGTGCTCGGTGCCTGCTAACTCTAACTGTAATATGGCCTGTTGCCATAACCGCTGGTCCTGTGATACAAGCAAGTTCACTAACAGTAAGTTGTCCACATATGGATCTGTGCAGAAAAGCTTCTCTGAATCCAACATACGGACTGCCAGGAAAGATCTGTGTTCAGATTACTGTCCAGGTGTTGGAAATTTAAAAGGTGCTGAGGCACAAACACCTCCAACTGTCAGAGAATTACCTGTAGAGTTGCTCCTGTCCTCACCTGTCAGCCCCAACCTTCAGGGATCCAGAAGAAACATAATGCtggaacaaaaaacagctgagttCAACCGAACTTTATTTCAGGCAGAGATGGGCCGTGGGGTCGATGGAGAAGACAGTCTTAATGCAACGAATACCAGCTCAGTGGGTTTCCAACCGGTCCATACAGAATCTGATGTTTTACCTTCCAAAGAGACTAAGTTTGAGCCACATTTTACTGATGCAACCTCTAGCATCATGGgtgtgcatcctgaagcaactGTCTCAGAGTCTGCAATACAGAACCCTGAGGTCCAACCAAGATCAGTAAGATGCACCACTAAACCAGAGGAGGCTATTATAAAGCAAGAACCTCTTTCTGTATTTTCAACTGTTCCACCACAGGCTGTTCTTAGGGAAGCATCAGTACCCTCTCATAATCCTGCACACCATTGTGAGGTCAAGCACAAAGTTCGAACAGCAAGCAGTCCTTCgaagaaaacacaacacagagGAGCAACAGAGGGTCTTTTTTCTGAACCGGTCTTGCCTGCAAGTACTCAGCCAGCTCAGCCTGTGGATGATTCCAGCTCTAAGAAAGAGAATCCCCATGGAGCAAAGGCTCAGTCAGTCAGAGCTGCTGTTTcactccagcagctgtctgctgAGAACAAACAAAGACAGACGGCACAGCCAAGACATGTTTCAGGGTCTTCCTGCCAGTCTGACTCCTCCAGGCCTGGGCTTCGAATAATGAATGACCATCCGTGGAAACCCCTCACTCTTGCTGCATACCCGAGGCCTGAGGGATCCAGGTCCAACTATGGAGCAGTTGAAAGAATTCTAAAAAATTATGAAAGTGCAGCTCGGGCACAACTGAACCAACAGAACGAGATGCATTCTAACTCTAACCCATTCTTCAGTGCTGCACATGAGAAGAACGCCACAGAACTGGACATGCTGAATGTGAACCCTCTGCCTTTACCTCTTACtttgagacacacacagagtgccCCAGTCATGCACCCCAGTCATGCACAGCTAAGCAGCCACAGTGCCAGTGGTGTGAAAGAGATACAGCTTGTAGtgcaggtgggtggagcttgACAGAATTATGCACACTTGTATTAATGGAAATGCTTTTTTCATTCAGCAGATCTTCACAATGAAGATGTTAATATAAAGAGAGTTCACTTGAAGAAAGTCTGCAACTATGTATTTAAGTTTGAACAAAATCTATTTAAGTAACACTATATTTTTGGGGCCAGTTGGATGGACCAGGAAGTTGTACATTTTGTTCTGTTCCATTATGAAACACTAGGCAATTACCCTTGACTGAGGACAGCTCCAGTGggaatgttgtttatttctggtATGTGCTAAGAGACAGAGGCAGGCCAAAGCCTCCATTATAATCTGGGCATCTGGGCCATTCCATTGCTTAAAGGCTCTTAACAAAAGGAACTGGCAGTGTGgtatataaagtttaaaaaagggAGGTCTGCTCACCCTCACTGGCTTGTCTTTCATCTTTCAATGGTTCTATAGTGGAAGTGTTTTTCTGGCCTTTGTGTTGAAATTACAGAAGTATCTGCAAGAAACCAGCTGACTAAATGCCCTTGGCAGATTGCAGAGTGGAGTGAGCTGAAGTGATTATGCTTCTTTCAAGTCATGCAAATGTTTAAGAAATTGTGCAAGTAATTATCAGCCAGTTTTATTTGACCTCGTGAAAAGAACGTAATTGGAGGCACAACTGAGGAGCACTACCCAAGATCATTCTGAAGTGCTTTTAAATCGGTTCAACTGCAGCATATGTAAGATATTCAGTTTCACTTTCCCCTCGACCACCATGTGTGACTTTTTCCAcataaaaatgctttattttagtgttcctgtttgaaatgtgccTGTTGTTTTCCCTAGGGTCAAGAAGACAACTAATGGAACACATGACAGAATGTAAAGTATCTAAGTGTGTGAATTTGATTGAAGACAGGACGGTGTGATGATCCTAAAtgttaattcatttttttcctctcaggAAAATGAAGAGCCTTCCTCCACCCACAAGAGCTTTTCAAGACCTGCCCGCCCAGCCAACCGTCGTCTCCCCTCGCGATGGGCCAGCCGCTCCCCCACTTCGTCCTCCTCCACCTCGTCCTCTCCCTCTACCACTCCTGTTGTGCCTCCATCCATTCCCCTTCAGAAGCTCTCCTCTTCTTTTACATACTCACATGCCTTTCACATTGAGACTATCATCATTTGATCTTCACTGTGTGACCGaaccaaccagaagccttgaaTAATAACCTCTGAATTTTGAACCTTTGCTTTTTACTGTTGTATATAAAAATCCGGACTGCCTCTTAGCTACTCCAGACTAAGAAGTGCTTTAGTTGTGAGTTCATCAGCGAACTCTTAGAATGTATGGTATCCAGTGGAGCCTAATTGACCAAGAAAGGTAAGAAAGTGTCTGAAGCAGCTTCAGTAATTCAGCAGTACGCTTTGATTAATCTGCTAGGAATCATACCTTACATCCGACGTTGAATACATCACCTTCCAAGGAATAACACAGCCGGCgtgtcatttatttatattaaccATCTGAAAGGATAATCTCTGCTCAGGTTTGGATTCTAGCTTTGACTAGTGTAGCCTTGCTAATCCATCAACAACAGACACTTCACTTCTCACTCTGATATATAAACTGTATTTACACATTGAAAGTGATGTTGATTCATGATAAAGTGGTTAAACTAAGTAAAATCCAAAAGAATGTGTTTACAATgtactttattttgtattttgtgtgcatcgtgtttatgtgcttttttttagCACAAAGTGTGATATTACATATACAACATGTAGCATCATGTTGACTTCAGAGATAAAGATGGTGGATTTTCTTTTAGCATTACTTTCTCCCAAACAAAAGTGTCAGTTTTCTGCCTTCTTGATCACTATCTTCAGTACATGCCTGGATTGTACCTTGCCTGTGACTAAAACACATTGCTTGtggttttaatttttctttactAAGCAAAAAGAACATTTACTTGATATCAACAGGTTaaatgtgaggttttttttataaCTTGGTACCAAAGGCTGATTTATTcaacatttcctcttttttttttttttttaaattaaatgcatTGTTTGTAATTACATTTCTTTTGTCCATCCACTTCTGATGTTTTCTAGAGTTTCTGTCAAAACTAATTCTTGAGCTCCTGCTTAATTGCATAACATGGCTAACAATGCATATGAAAGACGTAGAACAGCCTCTCTACTTTTCCTAATTCTGAATGGTCACATATCAGGACATTACTCAGCTGAGTAGTACAGTATTTTTGAGTCAAAGTGGTAAATCATGAAAGTGATGCCTTTGCTGttcattttgtgtaataaacataaGGATTTTGCTTCTCTTTTCACATGACATGTCAAGAGTGTCTTTGTAATATACCTGTAATATATCTAGGATATGCTATATGTGCTTTTGTCATGCTCTGTTTGTTAGCGACGTTTCTCAAAATTGTTGACAGCTTAAATCGTGTTGTGAAAGCAACAGACCAACATAATACAATATGAGAGGCGTGTTATTATACAGTAgaatagaaaaaataataaattgacTAGTCCCATAAACAAACCCTTTTATTTGACCTATTTAATATGATAAATATGTAtaagcacggtggttagcactgttgccgcacagcaagaaggtcctgagttcaattcaatcatcaggccggggtctttctgtgtggagtttgcatgttctccccgtgtttgcgtgggttttCCCCGGGTACTccggtttcctcccacagtccaaagacatgcagcttgtgggggataggttaattggttaatcaaaattgcccataggtgtgaatgtgcgagtgaatgtgaatgccaatggttgtctgtccctgtgtgttggccctgcgacagactggcaacctgtccaaggtgtaccctgcctctcgccctatgacagctgggataggcttcagcgccccccgcaaccctgaaaaggatgagCGGAAGCGAATGGGTGGAAATATGTATAAGCAATGACTTATAACAACAGTTGCCTTGTGGCACTATATGTTGCAAATTAAAGACTCCacaatattagagagaaaaacccaacaatcacaaaATCCCCTGTGAGTAAACTCATGATGATGGCGGGGAGGAACAACCCCCTTTTAACAGGGGGTTGTTCTTCATCCTCCCCTGAGTCTGACACAACCAGAGGCAGTAAAGGGTGGGCATTTGTGACTGGCAGGTGGTGAGggtaagaagaagagaaaaaagaagatcaTAGGTAGATAAGGTCAAAACACAAACTACAGGAGAGGGCAGACATTGAGTAATTTATTTCTCAGCAATCAACCCATGCCTGATTCCCAGGCTGCATGTGTCTTCAAACCTTATCCTTTCACTATGAACAATAATTTAGTACATTTTGGACATTGGTCAGACTTTGCgcataaatatttatgtgaGAGAAATCAAGTCACAGTGCATGACGTTTCAGCTCACAGAAATGAAGCACCAGAATCAAACGACTGTCTGGCTCCAGTTGCTTCAATCTTGCCGGCCAAGATCTTTGGTAACACTGTGATCTCTTCCTGTGAGTGCAGAGCAACGTGACATCAGGAACTGTCTGTCTGACACTAGACACTATAATGTCAATGTGTAAGCACTTCTGTtcccaccttttctttttgcagtttttccccACATTCCTTTCTGTAAATATGTTTCCATCACATGGAGTAAATAtgcatttttgtgtttatttttttccttgcctaaacacaaaaacatgaaaagtaCCATGCTATTTATGAATGTCAAGGCTCTGTTTGGTGAATGCATTAGTTATGCaacttcacacacactcacacaccctgAAACCTTGCACTCTAGGCTGACTGAAATAACAGGTGCGACAATGTTGTGGtgccagaaatcctaccaggggctgatataaatataaatattgtcATTCTCTTCTGACCTGCCCAGTCTAGGACCATATTGGCTGTCTGACCTGTTTTACTATGTCAAGGTTGGGCAAGAGTGCACACTTGTGCTATCCTGTAGTCAGATCTGGAGGTTTCCAGATGCTAAAACCATTATATAACCAGTGCTCTTTATCCTGTTGCTGATTAAAATAACACTGAGGGAAAGAATTTAGAGAACAATCTGTATTTCATCAAGGAGGCAAAGAATGGTAACACTTAAAATTACCGTCACCAAGTGTTGACACATGAGCTATAAGAGACTACTGGTTATTCTTGTAATAGTTAATGGAAAATTGTCTTTAGCAAGCCTTTATTTGTAATGTCATTAGTGAAAGATCAGAAAGATAAATATCAGAATTTTAATACTGACCAGCAGTTTCACGGCCAGGTGAGGCCTgcttccttgttttttttttttactgacaaATGAAGTAGACATAATATCTGAGGTTAAGTCACATGAGTGTAGTTTATACCTTTTaacttaattttaaatatgagaTCTAAAGAGATCTACCTGCGAGTGAGAGGTTTATAATTAGGCTGAAAACGCCAAATAAACCTATGAGAGAGATAGCAGAAACTCAATTTGGTGCATCGTTAAAAAGAAGGAATGCAATGACCAGCTCAGCAAGAGGCCTGGAAGACCAAAGAAGAATACTTAAGTGCATAAAGAAAGTATTATTTCAGTGGAtaagaaaaacaactttacAGCATCTAACCAAGTCTTGAGGAGGCAGGTGCATCACTGCCAAAGTCTGCAAGAAAGAGACATCCCCTTGCAAATTGTTGacaacaaggtgcaaaccaGTGATTTCACTCAATTAGACTTAGCCTGCTGGAGGCAACATTATTCTGTATGGGTATAGCAGCCAGTGGAACCAGGTCACAAGCGTTTATTAATGATTGAtgaaagtcagaattctgagagtaaacttttttctcagaattctgactttaatcacagaattcagatttttttcctcacaattctttttctcagaattctgactttaatatcAGAATTCCGACTTTGATCAcagaattcagatttttttctcagaattctttTTGCCCCcttagaattctgacttttcttttctcagaattctgtgattaaagtcagaattctgagattacgGTTCTGAccttaaagtcagaattctgagaaaaaagaattctgatttttttttctcagaattctgactttaatctcagaattctgagattacgGTTCTGAGagtaaagtcagaattctgagaaaaaagtcagaattctgactttttcctcaAAATTCTGATATTACagttctgaggttaaagtcagaattttgagattaaagtcagaattaaaaaaaaaaaagaattctgagaaaaaaaatgagaattctgtgattaaagtcagaattctgagaaaaaaagttGGAATTCTGACCTTactctcagaattctgactttaatctcaggattctgaaaaaaaaaaaatcagaattctgagattaaagtcagaattctgacttttttccctcagaattctgactttaatcacagaattctgactttaatctcagaattgtGACTTTactctcagaattctgagattacagttctgagattaaagttagaattctgagattaaagtcagaattttgagaaaaaagaattctgagaaaaaacagtcagaattctgagattaaagtcagaattctgagggaaaaaaaagtctgaattctgactttaatctcagaattctggaaaagaaaaaaaaaaagcccgcTCTTTTTTCTGGTGgtcctaatcctcttccgtaccATTCTCATTGAACCCCCTTCTctggtaaaagagaaaatatacacacaaataaacaagGCACATGATCATTCAATACACATCATCAAAAGAAGAAACCAAATAAGTATCTATCAACAAATGACCCACTTAACTTAAACCATAATAGACTTCTTTCCACTAAATCCAAAGC
Coding sequences:
- the LOC101481606 gene encoding uncharacterized protein LOC101481606 isoform X2, which translates into the protein MWSAFVNGAGLHSGGGAGGGYVPSQGWEFVPCSRMEKTDRGKGKNRNPLRRISSPPTVFSQIYDTQLGASPAGAEGEAKSQLEIHRGQMWPGPEPQQQQREAQHTRLKKKFEDLKKRHIHDKEEWMRQKESLLREVADIQGGENRRILLDLKTVLEEVQVEVKREEEKRTELQLQYTRDRCAWELEKAELKCRIAQLEGREAAGLVRGGVQSAAGPCSSASRCTREQHGETLTTCREREEQQRILADTYSTAMDLRSRVEHSERDWLREKAELLERFDVERREWESQLKDMQKKIEELYCEVRTKRAGPGLDSGRPDVHSDAVHRLSIRSTSTGSSLLSDNSHSEPLSSSSQSEPNRHPSLPGLYHNRSISVDGGCGNKNSHHSTCFQKDSLCDFIVGNEFARSQYSQPKLVDVLKSAGTWQQSSVSDNKEDVDTAELDADYHGAPECGVKKENVCKGNEERGLSDGSDKKTNTIALNAALKEIARVSEELCSYQDEIRKKNGDKRNRSESLCPSQESDILFGHNETCLDVDEAPCDLSQIYDDLLALERENWITLSPGNTWQVKKGLSESWTTNNTDPDGYTNTQTSHGVHSEMDTAAPPIPPRTSSWNLSTPTHPDTELHIPESPISTVKKCHSPCALVDRKCSSPSIVRKFGAMLQENEGKVFVDGVVASCSVPANSNCNMACCHNRWSCDTSKFTNSKLSTYGSVQKSFSESNIRTARKDLCSDYCPGVGNLKGAEAQTPPTVRELPVELLLSSPVSPNLQGSRRNIMLEQKTAEFNRTLFQAEMGRGVDGEDSLNATNTSSVGFQPVHTESDVLPSKETKFEPHFTDATSSIMGVHPEATVSESAIQNPEVQPRSVRCTTKPEEAIIKQEPLSVFSTVPPQAVLREASVPSHNPAHHCEVKHKVRTASSPSKKTQHRGATEGLFSEPVLPASTQPAQPVDDSSSKKENPHGAKAQSVRAAVSLQQLSAENKQRQTAQPRHVSGSSCQSDSSRPGLRIMNDHPWKPLTLAAYPRPEGSRSNYGAVERILKNYESAARAQLNQQNEMHSNSNPFFSAAHEKNATELDMLNVNPLPLPLTLRHTQSAPVMHPSHAQLSSHSASGVKEIQLVVQGQEDN